One genomic window of Paenisporosarcina antarctica includes the following:
- a CDS encoding thioredoxin family protein: MKTEQQYFDEAISIQQYMEKMDAHKDNSFSIYEHFQVPQDDEFIALLKEKSPRILGITEDWCGDAMLNNPILRRIAEAAEIDVKVVYRDQNLELMDQYLINGGRSIPIYLLINEDGKVLSKWGPRAPKLQEYVMGLRENLPAADDSNYNDEKKVFIEKITAEYIATPEYWLWVYEDIRKEFYAALQKQS; this comes from the coding sequence ATGAAAACTGAACAACAATACTTTGATGAAGCCATTTCTATACAACAGTATATGGAGAAAATGGACGCTCATAAAGACAATAGTTTTAGTATTTATGAACATTTCCAAGTTCCTCAGGACGACGAATTTATTGCTTTATTAAAAGAAAAATCACCAAGAATTTTAGGGATTACAGAAGATTGGTGCGGCGATGCCATGTTGAATAACCCGATTTTGCGACGCATTGCGGAAGCGGCAGAAATCGATGTTAAAGTTGTGTATCGAGACCAAAACTTAGAGTTAATGGACCAATACTTAATAAACGGAGGCCGCTCAATTCCTATCTATTTATTGATAAATGAAGATGGGAAAGTCCTATCAAAGTGGGGACCACGTGCACCGAAGTTACAAGAATATGTGATGGGGCTTCGTGAAAATCTCCCTGCAGCTGATGATTCGAATTATAATGACGAAAAAAAAGTATTTATAGAGAAGATTACAGCAGAGTATATAGCTACTCCAGAATACTGGTTATGGGTGTATGAAGACATTCGCAAAGAGTTTTATGCAGCTCTGCAAAAACAATCATAA
- a CDS encoding diacylglycerol kinase — MKRARIIYNPTSGRELFRKHLPEVLEKLEKAGYETSCHATTCEGDAVEAAKYAVDRGFDLVIAAGGDGTLNEVVAGISPFENRPKVGLIPMGTTNDFARALRIPRDIEKAVDIILAGETIPVDVGLVNDRYFINIAGGGKMTELTYDVPSKLKTVLGQLAYYIKGIEMIPSIRASRLRIEYDGEVFEDEAMMFLIGLTNSVGGFEKLAPDSSINDGKFTLLILRKCHIGEFIRLATLAIGGNHLDDPLVVYKKASHIKVTSEAHVQLNLDGEYGGNLPAVFANLHRHIEMFVPVNDIREQDRPDK, encoded by the coding sequence ATGAAACGTGCACGTATTATTTATAACCCAACATCTGGTCGGGAATTATTTAGAAAGCATCTACCAGAAGTATTAGAAAAATTAGAGAAAGCTGGTTACGAAACATCTTGTCACGCAACGACCTGTGAAGGAGATGCGGTTGAGGCAGCTAAATATGCAGTTGACCGTGGATTTGATCTTGTCATAGCAGCAGGTGGAGATGGTACGCTAAATGAAGTCGTTGCAGGTATCAGTCCATTTGAAAATCGTCCGAAGGTTGGATTAATTCCAATGGGGACTACAAATGATTTTGCTCGTGCACTTCGTATCCCTCGAGACATAGAAAAAGCGGTTGACATCATATTAGCGGGTGAAACGATTCCGGTAGATGTCGGTCTTGTAAACGACCGGTACTTCATTAACATTGCTGGTGGTGGTAAAATGACTGAACTAACCTATGATGTGCCAAGTAAATTAAAAACGGTGCTCGGTCAACTAGCCTACTATATAAAAGGCATCGAAATGATCCCTTCTATTCGCGCCAGCCGTCTTCGTATTGAATATGACGGAGAGGTGTTCGAAGATGAGGCCATGATGTTTTTAATTGGACTTACAAATTCTGTAGGAGGATTTGAAAAACTTGCACCGGATTCGAGCATTAATGATGGGAAATTCACCTTACTTATTTTGAGAAAGTGTCATATTGGGGAATTTATTCGATTAGCAACACTCGCGATTGGTGGCAATCATTTAGACGATCCACTGGTAGTTTATAAAAAAGCGAGTCACATTAAAGTGACATCTGAAGCACATGTTCAGTTGAATTTGGATGGTGAATATGGTGGCAACTTACCAGCTGTATTTGCCAATTTACATCGTCATATCGAAATGTTCGTGCCGGTAAATGATATTCGTGAACAAGATCGCCCAGATAAATAG
- a CDS encoding NUDIX hydrolase, which translates to MKTKQKVLAYITKGQEPNLELLVFEQKNEPEAGLQVPGGTIEEDELLIDALYREITEETGIARDELSFMGKLHKYNYYPYGKDIVYERNFFQLGYAGNQENWEHEVVSDGKDNGMTFQFHFEPIDTLPKLAGAQDGALEFLQ; encoded by the coding sequence ATGAAAACAAAACAAAAGGTGCTTGCGTACATTACAAAAGGCCAGGAACCGAATTTAGAATTACTCGTCTTTGAGCAAAAAAATGAGCCCGAAGCTGGCTTGCAAGTTCCTGGAGGCACAATTGAAGAAGACGAATTATTAATTGACGCGCTGTATCGTGAGATTACCGAAGAAACTGGCATCGCACGAGATGAGCTTTCATTTATGGGAAAACTTCATAAATACAATTATTATCCATATGGAAAGGATATTGTTTATGAACGTAATTTCTTTCAATTGGGATATGCAGGGAACCAAGAAAATTGGGAGCACGAAGTCGTAAGTGATGGAAAAGATAACGGTATGACATTTCAGTTTCACTTTGAACCTATTGATACGTTACCAAAGCTAGCAGGTGCACAGGATGGAGCACTTGAATTTCTACAGTAA